A portion of the Oncorhynchus gorbuscha isolate QuinsamMale2020 ecotype Even-year linkage group LG19, OgorEven_v1.0, whole genome shotgun sequence genome contains these proteins:
- the LOC124005002 gene encoding hypermethylated in cancer 1 protein-like isoform X1: MGESRGEDFTTGHDTRHESEISAVLGGGLTTMLHAMEVPSHARHLLLQLNTQRTKGFLCDVIIVVQNALFRAHKNILAASSLYLKSLVVHDNLINLDHEMVSPGVFRVILDYIYTGRLTEGDPSSPTEPNLGAVLAAASYLQLLDLVALCKKKMRRNGKYPLRPTPAFLPYGKMGPNSLGLGGGGRYRVSTPVIQSCYPGGVVNTHTPRATPLEELPPHPHATHAGELYAPTSSQGPQVFPSTPSALPAQPSLRPAHSDRNCSPIYGLDLSKKSPNSQSQNTPSHPHLAHALPHHDEEREGGLSGRTSPMPGNNGGAYPTEKMETADQAGSLPPHSYPHLNKPLGPHLHRSSSQGPDHYPCPLSPDTPTEAGEPSREMGNIYRWVKHEPLSYTAEDEEDDEDEEERGGNGDQNHQHHNHHHKAGEESDDRYRRVGCDGEEEKSGSGSEGTGSSEGRPSPTGAMGRFHLPYEPESFGDNLYVCIPCDKGFPSSEQLNAHVETHTEEELYSGGEMGSSNPKNNSSNSNGNVSLNSLEGKSSQSLTPGVLGEIIRPYRCNSCEKSYKDPATLRQHEKTHWLTRPYPCSICGKKFTQRGTMTRHMRSHLGLKPFACDHCGMRFTRQYRLTEHMRIHSGEKPYECQVCGGKFAQQRNLISHMKMHSSGGGGGALTADGKLKLDFSEGIYPLSKYAAEHLGLKQEKASELLAEHAMESLFPLSKLAAEHLRLSHHDKMDVLGVQALPPPPGSLSDFHSRTIERYSPS; encoded by the exons ATGGGGGAATCCCGAGGAGAAGATTTCACAACCGGCCACGACACCAGACATGAGTCCGAG ATATCTGCTGTTTTAGGTGGCGGTCTGACGACGATGCTCCATGCCATGGAAGTCCCAAGTCATGCTAGACACCTCCTCCTGCAACTCAACACCCAGCGCACCAAGGGCTTCCTGTGTGATGTCATCATCGTGGTGCAGAACGCGTTGTTCCGAGCCCATAAGAATATTCTGGCCGCCAGCAGCCTCTACCTGAAGTCCCTGGTCGTCCATGACAACCTCATCAACCTAGACCACGAGATGGTGAGTCCCGGGGTGTTCCGGGTCATTCTAGACTACATCTACACGGGCCGTCTGACGGAGGGAGACCCCAGCTCCCCAACAGAGCCCAACCTGGGGGCCGTGCTGGCTGCAGCTAGCTATCTGCAGCTGCTGGACTTAGTGGCACTGTGTAAGAAGAAGATGAGGAGAAATGGGAAGTACCCTCTCCGCCCCACTCCTGCCTTTCTGCCCTATGGGAAGATGGGCCCCAATAGTTTGGGTTTAGGGGGAGGGGGCAGGTATCGGGTGTCCACCCCTGTTATTCAGTCCTGCTACCCAGGGGGAGTTGTGAACACCCACACGCCCCGCGCCACACCACTAGAGGAGCTGCCACCCCACCCCCATGCCACCCATGCAGGGGAGTTGTATGCCCCCACCTCCTCTCAGGGCCCTCAGGTGTTCCCCTCCACACCCTCAGCCCTGCCTGCCCAGCCCAGCCTGCGCCCAGCTCACTCTGACAGGAACTGCTCCCCCATCTATGGCCTGGACCTCTCCAAGAAGAGCCCCAACTCCCAGTCCCAGAACactccctcccacccccacctGGCCCACGCCCTGCCCCACCACGATGAGGAGCGGGAGGGGGGGCTGAGCGGCCGCACCAGCCCAATGCCGGGGAACAATGGCGGGGCCTACCCCACAGAGAAGATGGAGACAGCTGATCAGGCTGGGTCTCTCCCACCTCATTCTTACCCCCACCTTAATAAGCCCCTGGGGCCCCACCTCCACCGCTCCAGCTCCCAAGGTCCAGACCACTACCCCTGCCCCCTCAGCCCCGACACCCCCACAGAGGCTGGAGAGCCCAGCAGGGAGATGGGCAACATCTACCGCTGGGTGAAGCATGAGCCACTGTCATACACAGCTGAGGATGAAGAGGATGACGAGGATGAGGAGGAACGGGGTGGAAACGGAGACCAAAACCACCAGCATCACAACCACCATCACAAGGCAGGGGAGGAGAGCGATGATCGCTACCGTAGGGTGGGCtgtgatggggaggaggagaagagtggtTCAGGCAGTGAGGGGACAGGCAGTAGTGAGGGTCGACCATCACCCACAGGGGCCATGGGGAGGTTCCACCTACCCTACGAGCCTGAGAGCTTTGGGGACAACCTGTATGTGTGCATCCCCTGTGACAAGGGCTTCCCCAGCTCTGAGCAGCTCAACGCCCACGTGGAGACCCACACAGAGGAGGAGCTGTACTCTGGAGGGGAGATGGGCAGCAGCAACCCCAaaaacaacagtagcaacagcaaTGGTAATGTCAGCCTGAACAGCCTGGAGGGGAAGTCCAGCCAGAGCCTGACGCCTGGGGTCCTGGGGGAGATCATCAGACCCTATCGCTGTAACTCCTGTGAGAAGTCCTACAAGGACCCGGCCACGCTGCGCCAGCACGAGAAGACCCACTGGCTCACACGGCCCTACCCCTGCAGCATCTGTGGCAAGAAGTTCACCCAGCGCGGCACCATGACCCGCCACATGCGCAGCCACCTGGGACTCAAGCCCTTTGCATGCGACCACTGCGGCATGCGCTTCACCCGCCAGTACCGCCTCACAGAGCACATGCGCATCCACTCCGGGGAGAAGCCCTATGAGTGTCAGGTGTGCGGGGGCAAGTTCGCCCAGCAGCGCAACCTCATCAGCCACATGAAGATGCACAGCAGTGGGGGGGGCGGAGGGGCTCTGACGGCCGACGGAAAGCTGAAGCTGGACTTTTCGGAGGGGATCTACCCCCTGAGTAAATACGCAGCAGAGCACCTGGGGCTGAAGCAGGAGAAGGCCTCTGAGCTGCTGGCAGAGCATGCCATGGAGAGCCTGTTCCCGTTGTCCAAACTGGCAGCCGAACACCTGCGCCTCAGCCACCATGACAAGATGGATGTCCTGGGGGTCCAGgcccttccccctcccccaggGTCCCTCTCTGACTTTCACTCTCGTACCATTGAACGCTACTCCCCCAGCTAA
- the LOC124005002 gene encoding hypermethylated in cancer 1 protein-like isoform X3, whose protein sequence is MLHAMEVPSHARHLLLQLNTQRTKGFLCDVIIVVQNALFRAHKNILAASSLYLKSLVVHDNLINLDHEMVSPGVFRVILDYIYTGRLTEGDPSSPTEPNLGAVLAAASYLQLLDLVALCKKKMRRNGKYPLRPTPAFLPYGKMGPNSLGLGGGGRYRVSTPVIQSCYPGGVVNTHTPRATPLEELPPHPHATHAGELYAPTSSQGPQVFPSTPSALPAQPSLRPAHSDRNCSPIYGLDLSKKSPNSQSQNTPSHPHLAHALPHHDEEREGGLSGRTSPMPGNNGGAYPTEKMETADQAGSLPPHSYPHLNKPLGPHLHRSSSQGPDHYPCPLSPDTPTEAGEPSREMGNIYRWVKHEPLSYTAEDEEDDEDEEERGGNGDQNHQHHNHHHKAGEESDDRYRRVGCDGEEEKSGSGSEGTGSSEGRPSPTGAMGRFHLPYEPESFGDNLYVCIPCDKGFPSSEQLNAHVETHTEEELYSGGEMGSSNPKNNSSNSNGNVSLNSLEGKSSQSLTPGVLGEIIRPYRCNSCEKSYKDPATLRQHEKTHWLTRPYPCSICGKKFTQRGTMTRHMRSHLGLKPFACDHCGMRFTRQYRLTEHMRIHSGEKPYECQVCGGKFAQQRNLISHMKMHSSGGGGGALTADGKLKLDFSEGIYPLSKYAAEHLGLKQEKASELLAEHAMESLFPLSKLAAEHLRLSHHDKMDVLGVQALPPPPGSLSDFHSRTIERYSPS, encoded by the coding sequence ATGCTCCATGCCATGGAAGTCCCAAGTCATGCTAGACACCTCCTCCTGCAACTCAACACCCAGCGCACCAAGGGCTTCCTGTGTGATGTCATCATCGTGGTGCAGAACGCGTTGTTCCGAGCCCATAAGAATATTCTGGCCGCCAGCAGCCTCTACCTGAAGTCCCTGGTCGTCCATGACAACCTCATCAACCTAGACCACGAGATGGTGAGTCCCGGGGTGTTCCGGGTCATTCTAGACTACATCTACACGGGCCGTCTGACGGAGGGAGACCCCAGCTCCCCAACAGAGCCCAACCTGGGGGCCGTGCTGGCTGCAGCTAGCTATCTGCAGCTGCTGGACTTAGTGGCACTGTGTAAGAAGAAGATGAGGAGAAATGGGAAGTACCCTCTCCGCCCCACTCCTGCCTTTCTGCCCTATGGGAAGATGGGCCCCAATAGTTTGGGTTTAGGGGGAGGGGGCAGGTATCGGGTGTCCACCCCTGTTATTCAGTCCTGCTACCCAGGGGGAGTTGTGAACACCCACACGCCCCGCGCCACACCACTAGAGGAGCTGCCACCCCACCCCCATGCCACCCATGCAGGGGAGTTGTATGCCCCCACCTCCTCTCAGGGCCCTCAGGTGTTCCCCTCCACACCCTCAGCCCTGCCTGCCCAGCCCAGCCTGCGCCCAGCTCACTCTGACAGGAACTGCTCCCCCATCTATGGCCTGGACCTCTCCAAGAAGAGCCCCAACTCCCAGTCCCAGAACactccctcccacccccacctGGCCCACGCCCTGCCCCACCACGATGAGGAGCGGGAGGGGGGGCTGAGCGGCCGCACCAGCCCAATGCCGGGGAACAATGGCGGGGCCTACCCCACAGAGAAGATGGAGACAGCTGATCAGGCTGGGTCTCTCCCACCTCATTCTTACCCCCACCTTAATAAGCCCCTGGGGCCCCACCTCCACCGCTCCAGCTCCCAAGGTCCAGACCACTACCCCTGCCCCCTCAGCCCCGACACCCCCACAGAGGCTGGAGAGCCCAGCAGGGAGATGGGCAACATCTACCGCTGGGTGAAGCATGAGCCACTGTCATACACAGCTGAGGATGAAGAGGATGACGAGGATGAGGAGGAACGGGGTGGAAACGGAGACCAAAACCACCAGCATCACAACCACCATCACAAGGCAGGGGAGGAGAGCGATGATCGCTACCGTAGGGTGGGCtgtgatggggaggaggagaagagtggtTCAGGCAGTGAGGGGACAGGCAGTAGTGAGGGTCGACCATCACCCACAGGGGCCATGGGGAGGTTCCACCTACCCTACGAGCCTGAGAGCTTTGGGGACAACCTGTATGTGTGCATCCCCTGTGACAAGGGCTTCCCCAGCTCTGAGCAGCTCAACGCCCACGTGGAGACCCACACAGAGGAGGAGCTGTACTCTGGAGGGGAGATGGGCAGCAGCAACCCCAaaaacaacagtagcaacagcaaTGGTAATGTCAGCCTGAACAGCCTGGAGGGGAAGTCCAGCCAGAGCCTGACGCCTGGGGTCCTGGGGGAGATCATCAGACCCTATCGCTGTAACTCCTGTGAGAAGTCCTACAAGGACCCGGCCACGCTGCGCCAGCACGAGAAGACCCACTGGCTCACACGGCCCTACCCCTGCAGCATCTGTGGCAAGAAGTTCACCCAGCGCGGCACCATGACCCGCCACATGCGCAGCCACCTGGGACTCAAGCCCTTTGCATGCGACCACTGCGGCATGCGCTTCACCCGCCAGTACCGCCTCACAGAGCACATGCGCATCCACTCCGGGGAGAAGCCCTATGAGTGTCAGGTGTGCGGGGGCAAGTTCGCCCAGCAGCGCAACCTCATCAGCCACATGAAGATGCACAGCAGTGGGGGGGGCGGAGGGGCTCTGACGGCCGACGGAAAGCTGAAGCTGGACTTTTCGGAGGGGATCTACCCCCTGAGTAAATACGCAGCAGAGCACCTGGGGCTGAAGCAGGAGAAGGCCTCTGAGCTGCTGGCAGAGCATGCCATGGAGAGCCTGTTCCCGTTGTCCAAACTGGCAGCCGAACACCTGCGCCTCAGCCACCATGACAAGATGGATGTCCTGGGGGTCCAGgcccttccccctcccccaggGTCCCTCTCTGACTTTCACTCTCGTACCATTGAACGCTACTCCCCCAGCTAA
- the LOC124005002 gene encoding hypermethylated in cancer 1 protein-like isoform X2 — MIIKGDLDRMAEEIGHPGGGLTTMLHAMEVPSHARHLLLQLNTQRTKGFLCDVIIVVQNALFRAHKNILAASSLYLKSLVVHDNLINLDHEMVSPGVFRVILDYIYTGRLTEGDPSSPTEPNLGAVLAAASYLQLLDLVALCKKKMRRNGKYPLRPTPAFLPYGKMGPNSLGLGGGGRYRVSTPVIQSCYPGGVVNTHTPRATPLEELPPHPHATHAGELYAPTSSQGPQVFPSTPSALPAQPSLRPAHSDRNCSPIYGLDLSKKSPNSQSQNTPSHPHLAHALPHHDEEREGGLSGRTSPMPGNNGGAYPTEKMETADQAGSLPPHSYPHLNKPLGPHLHRSSSQGPDHYPCPLSPDTPTEAGEPSREMGNIYRWVKHEPLSYTAEDEEDDEDEEERGGNGDQNHQHHNHHHKAGEESDDRYRRVGCDGEEEKSGSGSEGTGSSEGRPSPTGAMGRFHLPYEPESFGDNLYVCIPCDKGFPSSEQLNAHVETHTEEELYSGGEMGSSNPKNNSSNSNGNVSLNSLEGKSSQSLTPGVLGEIIRPYRCNSCEKSYKDPATLRQHEKTHWLTRPYPCSICGKKFTQRGTMTRHMRSHLGLKPFACDHCGMRFTRQYRLTEHMRIHSGEKPYECQVCGGKFAQQRNLISHMKMHSSGGGGGALTADGKLKLDFSEGIYPLSKYAAEHLGLKQEKASELLAEHAMESLFPLSKLAAEHLRLSHHDKMDVLGVQALPPPPGSLSDFHSRTIERYSPS; from the exons ATGATCATTAAGGGAGACTTAGATCGGATGGCAGAAGAGATCGGGCATCCAG GTGGCGGTCTGACGACGATGCTCCATGCCATGGAAGTCCCAAGTCATGCTAGACACCTCCTCCTGCAACTCAACACCCAGCGCACCAAGGGCTTCCTGTGTGATGTCATCATCGTGGTGCAGAACGCGTTGTTCCGAGCCCATAAGAATATTCTGGCCGCCAGCAGCCTCTACCTGAAGTCCCTGGTCGTCCATGACAACCTCATCAACCTAGACCACGAGATGGTGAGTCCCGGGGTGTTCCGGGTCATTCTAGACTACATCTACACGGGCCGTCTGACGGAGGGAGACCCCAGCTCCCCAACAGAGCCCAACCTGGGGGCCGTGCTGGCTGCAGCTAGCTATCTGCAGCTGCTGGACTTAGTGGCACTGTGTAAGAAGAAGATGAGGAGAAATGGGAAGTACCCTCTCCGCCCCACTCCTGCCTTTCTGCCCTATGGGAAGATGGGCCCCAATAGTTTGGGTTTAGGGGGAGGGGGCAGGTATCGGGTGTCCACCCCTGTTATTCAGTCCTGCTACCCAGGGGGAGTTGTGAACACCCACACGCCCCGCGCCACACCACTAGAGGAGCTGCCACCCCACCCCCATGCCACCCATGCAGGGGAGTTGTATGCCCCCACCTCCTCTCAGGGCCCTCAGGTGTTCCCCTCCACACCCTCAGCCCTGCCTGCCCAGCCCAGCCTGCGCCCAGCTCACTCTGACAGGAACTGCTCCCCCATCTATGGCCTGGACCTCTCCAAGAAGAGCCCCAACTCCCAGTCCCAGAACactccctcccacccccacctGGCCCACGCCCTGCCCCACCACGATGAGGAGCGGGAGGGGGGGCTGAGCGGCCGCACCAGCCCAATGCCGGGGAACAATGGCGGGGCCTACCCCACAGAGAAGATGGAGACAGCTGATCAGGCTGGGTCTCTCCCACCTCATTCTTACCCCCACCTTAATAAGCCCCTGGGGCCCCACCTCCACCGCTCCAGCTCCCAAGGTCCAGACCACTACCCCTGCCCCCTCAGCCCCGACACCCCCACAGAGGCTGGAGAGCCCAGCAGGGAGATGGGCAACATCTACCGCTGGGTGAAGCATGAGCCACTGTCATACACAGCTGAGGATGAAGAGGATGACGAGGATGAGGAGGAACGGGGTGGAAACGGAGACCAAAACCACCAGCATCACAACCACCATCACAAGGCAGGGGAGGAGAGCGATGATCGCTACCGTAGGGTGGGCtgtgatggggaggaggagaagagtggtTCAGGCAGTGAGGGGACAGGCAGTAGTGAGGGTCGACCATCACCCACAGGGGCCATGGGGAGGTTCCACCTACCCTACGAGCCTGAGAGCTTTGGGGACAACCTGTATGTGTGCATCCCCTGTGACAAGGGCTTCCCCAGCTCTGAGCAGCTCAACGCCCACGTGGAGACCCACACAGAGGAGGAGCTGTACTCTGGAGGGGAGATGGGCAGCAGCAACCCCAaaaacaacagtagcaacagcaaTGGTAATGTCAGCCTGAACAGCCTGGAGGGGAAGTCCAGCCAGAGCCTGACGCCTGGGGTCCTGGGGGAGATCATCAGACCCTATCGCTGTAACTCCTGTGAGAAGTCCTACAAGGACCCGGCCACGCTGCGCCAGCACGAGAAGACCCACTGGCTCACACGGCCCTACCCCTGCAGCATCTGTGGCAAGAAGTTCACCCAGCGCGGCACCATGACCCGCCACATGCGCAGCCACCTGGGACTCAAGCCCTTTGCATGCGACCACTGCGGCATGCGCTTCACCCGCCAGTACCGCCTCACAGAGCACATGCGCATCCACTCCGGGGAGAAGCCCTATGAGTGTCAGGTGTGCGGGGGCAAGTTCGCCCAGCAGCGCAACCTCATCAGCCACATGAAGATGCACAGCAGTGGGGGGGGCGGAGGGGCTCTGACGGCCGACGGAAAGCTGAAGCTGGACTTTTCGGAGGGGATCTACCCCCTGAGTAAATACGCAGCAGAGCACCTGGGGCTGAAGCAGGAGAAGGCCTCTGAGCTGCTGGCAGAGCATGCCATGGAGAGCCTGTTCCCGTTGTCCAAACTGGCAGCCGAACACCTGCGCCTCAGCCACCATGACAAGATGGATGTCCTGGGGGTCCAGgcccttccccctcccccaggGTCCCTCTCTGACTTTCACTCTCGTACCATTGAACGCTACTCCCCCAGCTAA